The following proteins are encoded in a genomic region of Nonomuraea muscovyensis:
- the cobA gene encoding uroporphyrinogen-III C-methyltransferase encodes MGPYLLGLRLSGRRVLVVGGGRVAQRRVPALLEAGAMVTLVSPSVTPALDDLIAAGRITWHSRHYEVGDCDGAWLVQACTDERSVNTAVAAEAEAKHIWCVRADDKDASAAWTPASGKVDEITVAVTAGGDPRRAAGIRDAVVGALRDGTVDARRSRTKPVGVALVGGGPGDPGLITVRGRQLLAQADVVVADRLAPRALLDELAPDVELIDAAKVPYGRALAQEVINEVLVDRARQGKFVVRLKGGDPFVFGRGGEEMIACARAGIPVLVVPGITSAVAVPASAGVPVTHRGVSQEFHVVSVHVAPDDPQSTVDWPAMARSQGTLVLLMGVERLAKVAEALLRDGRPPETPVMVVQDGTLPTQRAVVAPLSTVADRVSAAGIRPPAIIIVGDVVRVGQEVEMVRAERLP; translated from the coding sequence ATGGGCCCCTACCTCCTCGGCCTGCGGCTTTCCGGTCGCCGGGTCCTCGTCGTGGGAGGCGGCCGTGTCGCGCAGCGGCGGGTGCCCGCCCTGCTCGAGGCGGGCGCGATGGTCACCCTGGTGTCGCCGAGCGTCACCCCCGCCCTCGACGATCTGATCGCCGCCGGCCGGATCACCTGGCACTCCAGGCACTACGAGGTGGGCGACTGCGACGGCGCCTGGCTCGTCCAGGCCTGCACCGACGAGCGTTCCGTCAACACCGCCGTCGCCGCCGAGGCCGAGGCCAAGCACATCTGGTGCGTACGCGCCGACGACAAGGACGCCTCCGCCGCCTGGACGCCCGCCTCCGGCAAGGTCGACGAGATCACCGTGGCGGTCACCGCCGGAGGCGATCCGCGCCGGGCGGCCGGCATCAGGGACGCCGTGGTGGGCGCGCTGCGCGACGGCACGGTCGACGCCCGGCGCAGCCGCACCAAGCCGGTCGGCGTGGCCCTCGTCGGTGGGGGCCCCGGCGATCCCGGCCTGATCACCGTGCGCGGCCGACAGCTCCTCGCCCAGGCTGACGTGGTGGTCGCCGACCGGCTCGCACCCCGGGCCCTCCTCGACGAGCTGGCCCCCGACGTCGAGCTCATCGACGCCGCCAAGGTCCCCTACGGCAGGGCGCTGGCCCAGGAGGTCATCAACGAGGTGCTCGTCGACCGGGCCAGGCAGGGCAAGTTCGTGGTCCGGCTCAAGGGCGGCGACCCGTTCGTGTTCGGCCGGGGCGGCGAGGAGATGATCGCCTGCGCCCGTGCCGGCATCCCCGTGCTGGTCGTGCCCGGCATCACCAGCGCCGTGGCGGTGCCCGCCTCGGCCGGTGTCCCCGTCACGCACCGGGGTGTCAGCCAGGAGTTCCACGTGGTTTCGGTCCACGTGGCGCCCGACGACCCGCAGTCCACGGTCGACTGGCCCGCCATGGCCCGCTCGCAGGGCACCCTGGTGCTCCTCATGGGCGTCGAGCGGCTGGCGAAGGTCGCCGAAGCGCTCCTTCGAGACGGACGTCCGCCGGAGACTCCCGTAATGGTCGTCCAGGACGGTACCCTTCCGACCCAGCGGGCGGTCGTCGCTCCGCTTTCCACCGTCGCCGACCGCGTGTCCGCGGCGGGGATACGGCCGCCGGCGATCATCATCGTCGGCGACGTCGTCAGGGTCGGCCAGGAGGTCGAGATGGTTCGAGCGGAGCGCTTGCCATGA
- the cobT gene encoding nicotinate-nucleotide--dimethylbenzimidazole phosphoribosyltransferase has protein sequence MIRPWRYAVLAETLAEIRPADPRALADARTHQDRLTKPRGSLGALEEVAIRLAGAAGTSPPPMPAPAALAIFAADHGVHAQGVSPWPQEVTVQMVANFLAGGAVANAFAAQSGASVTVVDVGVAADLPDAPSLLKHKIAYGTADLSVGPAMSVDQAVQALEAGISVARGLVQGGARCLITGDMGIANTTASAALIAAFTGHDPAEVTGRGTGIDDETHARKVAVVRRAIEVNDAATVGSQPSDALRVLAAVGGFEHAAIAGFVLGGAACRVPVILDGVIAGAAALVATALDPAAVDHCIAGHRSAEPGHAVALAALGLRPLVDLELRLGEGTGGLLAHPLVCAAVRVMHDVATFDSAGVSEKQA, from the coding sequence GTGATTCGTCCGTGGAGGTACGCCGTGCTCGCCGAGACGCTCGCCGAGATCCGCCCCGCCGACCCGCGCGCCCTCGCGGACGCCCGCACGCACCAGGACCGCCTCACGAAGCCGCGCGGCTCGCTCGGCGCTCTGGAGGAGGTCGCGATACGGCTCGCGGGCGCGGCCGGCACCAGCCCGCCGCCCATGCCGGCCCCCGCCGCGCTGGCCATCTTCGCGGCCGACCACGGGGTGCACGCCCAGGGCGTCAGCCCGTGGCCCCAGGAGGTCACGGTCCAGATGGTCGCCAACTTTCTGGCGGGCGGGGCCGTGGCCAACGCCTTCGCGGCCCAGTCCGGCGCGTCGGTGACCGTCGTGGACGTCGGCGTCGCCGCCGACCTGCCCGATGCTCCCTCCCTGCTCAAGCACAAGATCGCATACGGCACGGCCGACCTGTCCGTGGGGCCCGCGATGAGCGTCGACCAGGCCGTACAGGCGCTGGAGGCCGGCATCTCGGTGGCCCGCGGCCTGGTCCAGGGCGGCGCCCGGTGCCTGATCACCGGTGACATGGGCATCGCCAACACCACCGCCTCCGCCGCCCTCATCGCGGCCTTCACCGGCCACGACCCGGCCGAGGTGACCGGTCGCGGCACCGGGATCGACGACGAGACCCACGCGCGCAAGGTGGCCGTCGTCCGCCGGGCGATCGAGGTCAACGACGCGGCCACCGTCGGCTCCCAGCCCAGCGACGCGCTGCGCGTCCTGGCCGCCGTCGGCGGCTTCGAGCACGCGGCCATCGCCGGCTTCGTCCTGGGTGGCGCGGCCTGCCGGGTGCCGGTCATCCTCGACGGTGTCATCGCGGGCGCGGCGGCCCTGGTCGCCACCGCGCTCGACCCCGCCGCCGTCGACCACTGCATCGCGGGGCACCGCTCCGCCGAACCAGGTCACGCCGTCGCGCTCGCCGCCCTCGGCCTGCGCCCGCTCGTGGACCTGGAGCTCCGGCTCGGCGAAGGCACCGGCGGCCTGCTCGCCCACCCCCTCGTCTGCGCCGCCGTACGGGTGATGCACGACGTCGCCACCTTCGACTCGGCAGGCGTGTCCGAGAAGCAGGCGTGA
- a CDS encoding sirohydrochlorin chelatase, giving the protein MKPPLLLIGQGSNDDADSAEFGRFVHRLRCRLDQKAADVSGGYLERATPRLSDSVASLVARGHHRLVALPLSLNRVGEEYPAAMEREQQRHPTLMYDYGRHLGPDPRVLALLAERLNDAATEMPRLRPLELVGGRPRLRAVEAGIADLHPGHIEPGETAVVLVGEGSTDPSANAEIHRVSRLFWETHAYDFMTVETAFVSVTPPGVPGGLERCRRLGAKRVIVVPYLLFAGGMLERVWAQALAYGAGHPELDIRCAEVIGDCETLADVVIDRYEEALQLVP; this is encoded by the coding sequence ATGAAGCCGCCGCTCCTGCTGATCGGGCAGGGCTCGAACGATGACGCGGACTCGGCGGAGTTCGGCAGGTTCGTCCACCGGCTCCGCTGCCGGCTCGACCAGAAGGCCGCCGACGTGTCCGGCGGCTACCTCGAAAGGGCGACGCCGCGGTTGAGCGACTCCGTCGCCTCCCTGGTGGCCCGAGGACACCACCGTCTCGTCGCGCTCCCCCTGAGCCTCAACCGGGTCGGCGAGGAGTACCCCGCCGCCATGGAACGCGAGCAGCAGCGCCACCCCACGCTGATGTACGACTACGGCCGGCACCTCGGGCCGGACCCTCGCGTCCTCGCCCTGCTGGCCGAGCGGCTCAACGACGCCGCCACCGAGATGCCCCGGCTGCGCCCGCTGGAGCTGGTCGGCGGCCGGCCCCGGCTGCGCGCCGTCGAGGCGGGCATCGCCGACCTGCATCCCGGCCACATCGAGCCGGGGGAGACCGCCGTCGTGCTGGTCGGCGAGGGCTCCACCGACCCGTCGGCCAACGCCGAGATCCACCGCGTGTCCCGGCTGTTCTGGGAGACGCACGCGTACGACTTCATGACCGTCGAGACGGCGTTCGTGTCCGTCACCCCGCCCGGGGTGCCCGGCGGGCTCGAACGCTGCCGCCGGCTCGGGGCCAAGCGCGTCATCGTGGTCCCCTACCTGCTGTTCGCGGGAGGCATGCTCGAACGGGTGTGGGCGCAGGCGCTGGCGTACGGCGCCGGGCACCCCGAGCTGGACATCCGGTGCGCCGAGGTGATCGGCGACTGCGAGACCCTGGCCGACGTCGTGATCGACCGTTACGAGGAAGCACTCCAACTGGTCCCCTGA
- a CDS encoding bifunctional cobalt-precorrin-7 (C(5))-methyltransferase/cobalt-precorrin-6B (C(15))-methyltransferase: MITVVGWDGSELSAGAIDRLREAALVVGPDAVVGRLRLTAATTGDETLLDTLDRHAEHGEGPVVVVAEGDPGFFGVVRELRAHGLRPEVLPATSLVTRAFACAGLNWEDALVVAPSGPHQLSRVVNACRAHPKVALLVTPGVGPAEIARELAPTTPRALIVCEDLGGPDQRVTHSRMGEATTRPWKDPDVVLVVDPLHKGAPPGWVAGARPGPAEWALPFGGRIPPEVRAYVLAKLGPRLGDLVWDVGSGSGEIAVECARLGAAVIAVERDAHSCARIRAAVLDHGVKVALTRGQAPPALEPLPDPDAVFVGGGGPDVIVACAARRPRSLVCVVKTLERVPAVLDRLREHGYRAEGTQILASRLTVRPDGSHGLAASDPVFVVHAVPAHPA, encoded by the coding sequence ATGATCACGGTGGTCGGCTGGGACGGATCGGAGCTGTCGGCCGGGGCGATCGACCGGTTGCGCGAGGCGGCGCTCGTCGTGGGACCCGACGCCGTCGTCGGCCGGCTCAGGCTCACCGCAGCGACCACCGGTGACGAGACGCTGCTCGACACCCTCGACCGCCACGCCGAACACGGCGAAGGCCCCGTCGTCGTGGTCGCCGAGGGCGATCCCGGCTTCTTCGGCGTGGTACGCGAGCTGCGCGCCCACGGCCTGCGCCCGGAGGTGCTGCCCGCCACGTCGCTGGTCACCCGCGCCTTCGCCTGCGCCGGGCTCAACTGGGAGGACGCCCTCGTCGTCGCCCCCTCCGGGCCGCACCAGCTCAGCCGGGTCGTCAACGCCTGCCGCGCGCACCCCAAGGTCGCGCTGCTCGTCACCCCCGGGGTCGGGCCGGCCGAGATCGCCCGCGAGCTGGCCCCCACCACCCCGCGCGCGCTCATCGTCTGCGAGGACCTCGGCGGTCCCGACCAGCGCGTCACCCACAGCCGCATGGGCGAGGCGACCACGCGCCCGTGGAAGGACCCCGACGTCGTGCTCGTCGTCGACCCGCTGCACAAGGGCGCGCCGCCGGGCTGGGTCGCGGGTGCGCGACCCGGCCCGGCCGAGTGGGCGCTGCCGTTCGGCGGGCGCATCCCGCCGGAGGTCAGGGCGTACGTCCTGGCCAAGCTCGGGCCGCGGCTCGGCGACCTGGTGTGGGACGTCGGCTCCGGCTCCGGTGAGATCGCCGTCGAGTGCGCCCGCCTCGGCGCCGCCGTCATCGCCGTCGAGCGCGACGCGCACTCCTGCGCCCGGATCCGCGCCGCCGTCCTCGACCACGGCGTCAAGGTCGCGCTCACCCGTGGCCAGGCCCCGCCCGCCCTCGAACCCCTGCCCGACCCCGACGCCGTCTTCGTCGGCGGCGGCGGCCCCGACGTGATCGTGGCCTGCGCCGCCCGCCGTCCCCGCTCGCTGGTCTGCGTGGTCAAGACCCTGGAACGGGTGCCCGCCGTGCTCGACCGGCTGCGCGAGCACGGCTACCGGGCGGAGGGCACCCAGATCCTCGCCTCCCGGCTGACCGTGCGACCCGACGGCTCGCACGGGCTGGCCGCCTCCGACCCCGTCTTCGTCGTCCACGCGGTGCCGGCGCACCCAGCGTGA
- a CDS encoding GNAT family N-acetyltransferase produces MFDPDVTVITGRLLLRPFRPDDEARVRSIVGSGTAFLPPGAPTHVAGVPAWLSTGVHDLQRSGQGVHLAMTDADGLIVGAISLFKTSWGAGTTEVGYGVHPLHRGRGYATEAVRGLTDWVFAATDLRRIDLTANLDNLASLRVAQKAGFTWEGVLRQASLEADGPHDLVMFGLLRGDDRAPADSLPPVELRGDRLLLRPLTERDVPDLAATAADPVTQAHTGVPRGYTEDHARSFVAAAELMRVRGQGIAWAGVECAGGRFALNVDLRDIDWVNRTAEVGYMTAPWARGRGYAGEAVLAVARWLFGTLVFQRLLLRAAVSNPASQRVAEKAGFTREGVARNALRGEDLVVYSLVPGDLV; encoded by the coding sequence GTGTTCGATCCCGATGTGACGGTCATCACTGGACGGCTCCTGCTTCGTCCCTTCCGCCCGGATGATGAGGCGCGGGTCAGGTCCATCGTCGGGTCGGGCACCGCCTTCCTGCCCCCCGGCGCCCCCACCCACGTGGCGGGCGTGCCCGCCTGGCTGTCCACCGGCGTCCACGACCTGCAGCGCTCCGGTCAGGGCGTGCACCTGGCGATGACCGACGCCGACGGCCTCATCGTCGGCGCCATCAGCCTCTTCAAGACCTCCTGGGGCGCCGGCACCACCGAGGTCGGCTACGGCGTGCACCCCCTCCACCGCGGCCGCGGCTACGCCACCGAGGCCGTGCGCGGCCTGACCGACTGGGTCTTCGCCGCCACCGACCTGCGCCGGATCGACCTGACCGCCAACCTCGACAACCTCGCCTCCCTCCGCGTCGCCCAGAAGGCCGGCTTCACCTGGGAAGGCGTGCTGCGCCAGGCCAGCCTGGAGGCCGACGGGCCGCACGACCTGGTCATGTTCGGCCTGCTGCGCGGCGACGACCGCGCCCCGGCCGACAGCCTGCCCCCCGTCGAGCTGCGCGGTGACCGGCTGCTGCTGAGGCCCCTCACCGAGCGGGACGTGCCCGACCTGGCCGCCACCGCCGCCGACCCCGTCACGCAGGCCCACACCGGAGTGCCGCGCGGCTACACCGAGGACCACGCCCGGTCCTTCGTCGCCGCCGCCGAGCTGATGCGCGTCCGGGGGCAGGGCATCGCGTGGGCCGGCGTGGAGTGCGCCGGCGGGCGGTTCGCGCTGAACGTGGACCTGCGCGACATCGACTGGGTCAACCGCACCGCCGAGGTCGGCTACATGACCGCGCCGTGGGCGCGCGGCCGCGGCTATGCGGGAGAGGCAGTGCTCGCCGTCGCGCGATGGCTGTTCGGCACGTTGGTGTTCCAGCGCCTGCTGCTGCGGGCCGCCGTCTCCAACCCGGCCTCGCAGCGCGTCGCCGAGAAGGCCGGCTTCACCCGCGAGGGCGTCGCGCGCAACGCCCTGCGCGGAGAGGACCTCGTCGTCTACAGCCTCGTCCCCGGTGACCTGGTGTAG
- a CDS encoding DUF2795 domain-containing protein, whose translation MDRGSAKHTRRVDEQQKHETEGMVRGGGPTHVEEWKEPEPMPVPGEEDTPRTYAPGHEPGTPEGITQQGVDRRSELAKWLSDADFPASGQDLLRHVERSATPDPIVDLVRSLPGGRFANVAAVAEALGLGKERRRW comes from the coding sequence ATGGATCGAGGAAGCGCCAAGCACACCCGTCGCGTCGACGAGCAGCAGAAGCACGAGACCGAGGGGATGGTCCGCGGCGGCGGCCCGACCCACGTGGAGGAGTGGAAGGAGCCGGAACCCATGCCCGTCCCCGGGGAGGAGGACACTCCCCGCACCTACGCCCCCGGGCACGAGCCGGGCACCCCGGAGGGGATCACCCAGCAGGGTGTGGACCGCCGCAGCGAGCTGGCCAAGTGGCTCAGTGACGCCGACTTCCCGGCCTCCGGGCAGGACCTGCTGCGCCACGTGGAACGCTCCGCTACGCCCGACCCCATCGTGGACCTGGTCCGTTCGCTGCCCGGCGGGCGCTTCGCCAACGTGGCGGCGGTGGCCGAGGCGCTGGGCCTGGGCAAGGAGAGGCGGAGGTGGTGA
- a CDS encoding baeRF2 domain-containing protein, with protein MRLDFIRPLYERRGPYASVYLGALIDQDREIRWRSIRDRLSDDADRATVEALREWATRPAAGRALFATHGDVVLAEEFPGPPAEELAVWAPLPHVTPMLMRRGENVPHLRVIVDHAGAELTVFGGGSPRTSTVQAESWPLQKTAQGGWSQRRYESAVEETWERNATLVAEEIDDQVRRLGAELVIVAGEPKSRSLLCDHLGTKAADRVMMVEHGSRSDHGGFERDVERALDEWLDGRRAELLDRHREAAGPVGLGPVFHALREGRVHAVLSPGELPEPVWIGEGGTQLATDAEELRRWGVEEPVQDQADSALARAAAMTDAELWFTGQVPDVAAVIRY; from the coding sequence GTGCGGCTCGACTTCATCAGGCCGCTGTACGAACGCCGCGGGCCGTACGCGTCGGTCTATCTGGGCGCGCTGATCGACCAGGACCGGGAGATCCGCTGGCGCAGCATCCGTGACCGGCTGAGCGACGACGCCGATCGCGCGACGGTCGAGGCCCTGCGGGAGTGGGCCACGCGGCCGGCGGCGGGCCGGGCGCTGTTCGCCACGCACGGGGACGTGGTGCTCGCGGAGGAGTTCCCGGGGCCGCCGGCGGAGGAGCTGGCGGTGTGGGCGCCGCTGCCGCACGTGACGCCCATGCTGATGCGGCGCGGGGAGAACGTGCCGCACCTGCGGGTCATCGTGGACCACGCGGGCGCGGAGCTGACCGTCTTCGGCGGCGGCTCGCCGCGGACGTCCACGGTGCAGGCCGAGTCGTGGCCGCTGCAGAAGACCGCGCAGGGCGGCTGGTCGCAGCGGCGTTACGAGAGCGCCGTGGAGGAGACCTGGGAGAGGAACGCCACCCTCGTCGCCGAGGAGATCGACGACCAGGTGCGGCGGCTCGGCGCCGAGCTGGTCATCGTGGCCGGTGAGCCGAAGTCGCGCTCGCTGCTCTGCGACCACCTCGGCACCAAGGCCGCCGACCGGGTGATGATGGTGGAGCACGGCAGCCGTTCCGACCACGGGGGGTTCGAACGGGACGTGGAACGCGCGCTCGACGAGTGGCTGGACGGCCGGCGTGCCGAGCTGCTCGACCGGCACCGCGAGGCGGCCGGCCCCGTCGGGCTGGGGCCGGTGTTCCACGCGCTGCGCGAGGGCCGGGTGCACGCCGTGCTCTCGCCCGGTGAGCTGCCCGAGCCGGTGTGGATCGGCGAGGGCGGCACCCAGCTCGCGACAGACGCCGAGGAGCTGCGCCGGTGGGGCGTGGAGGAGCCGGTCCAGGACCAAGCCGACTCCGCGCTGGCCAGGGCGGCGGCGATGACCGACGCGGAGCTGTGGTTCACCGGCCAGGTCCCGGACGTGGCGGCCGTCATCAGGTACTGA
- a CDS encoding LutC/YkgG family protein: protein MSTRQGGAREEILGRIRRAVEGAPEVEIPRGYRTTTDVADLVELFAERVRDYRAIVHVLPAAGVPAKVAELVAGRSMIVPDGLPAEWAAPAPGVDPRSADGVLTGCAVAIAETGTIVLDTGPGQGTREQTLVPDYHLCVVRADQVVGGVPEAVARLDPARPLTWISGPSATSDIELNRVEGVHGPRTLEVIIST from the coding sequence GTGAGCACGAGACAAGGCGGCGCGCGCGAGGAGATCCTCGGCCGGATCAGGCGCGCCGTCGAGGGCGCCCCCGAGGTGGAGATCCCGCGCGGCTACCGCACCACGACGGACGTGGCCGACCTGGTGGAGCTGTTCGCCGAGCGGGTGCGCGACTACCGGGCCATCGTGCACGTGCTGCCCGCCGCCGGCGTGCCCGCCAAGGTGGCCGAGCTGGTGGCCGGCCGCAGCATGATCGTCCCCGACGGGCTGCCCGCCGAGTGGGCGGCCCCCGCCCCCGGCGTGGACCCGCGCTCGGCGGACGGGGTGCTCACCGGGTGCGCGGTGGCGATCGCCGAGACCGGCACGATCGTCCTCGACACCGGCCCCGGCCAGGGCACCCGCGAGCAGACGCTGGTGCCCGACTACCACCTGTGCGTGGTGCGCGCCGACCAGGTCGTCGGAGGGGTGCCGGAGGCGGTCGCCAGGCTCGACCCGGCCCGTCCCCTCACCTGGATCAGCGGCCCCTCCGCGACCAGCGACATCGAGCTCAACAGGGTCGAGGGCGTCCACGGCCCCCGCACCCTCGAAGTGATCATCAGTACCTGA